AAAGCAAATTGCCAGAAAGCATTTTATACCAAAACCAAGAACATGATTCACTTTAGCAAAAAGGCATGAGATGTGTTCAGCTTTGAATACATAAAAGCCTTTGTAATAGTCAACCGCGTATTTATTTTTAGAATACAAAAAAAGAAGATCTATTATATTAGGGAATGAAGGTCAttttagtattattagtattattttattattcgaTTTTAGTATTACCTAATGTTTCATTTACTTGAGGTATCATATCTTTTAGTGTTGCtactatttttcttcttcattgttttCTAACATGATTTTATCGCTACTGTATTTGCTTTGAATATTTGAGTCAAAAATCTGTCaaaaacagcctctctaccacAACAAAGGTAGGGGGGTATAATCTGCATAAACCCTACACTCCACAGACCCCACTTGTAGGATTATAgctatgttattgttgtttttgctctaaagAAACACATATAGGCACCAATTTCTTAGAAGCTACTAATAAAACATAGTGTTGATAAAGAGTGCTACTTAACATCATTCTGAGAATGTCTAAAAGTTGATAAGAGTACAACAAGGGGCTCAATCTGATCATAGTCAACATCATTTCAAGAAGAGACTCTGAACAGCTGATATTACAGAAGGTTTTAACTTTTCTGTGTCTCGTGATTCGAAGTCCTTCAAGATGTCATGGCAAACCATGGGAGTCCTGATTGAAGGCATTGTTTGGTTTCTGGCAATGGAACAATGGGACCAAGACAAAGGCGCCATAAGTCGAGTAAAATGGTGACTAGCATTGCAGCACCCAATGCATCAATGGACACTCTCGGCAAGTCCCATGAATCTCCAGGTTTCTCATCAACCCTGTGCATTAAAGCAAGTACCCCATCGAGAAAAATGATTAGTAGGAGATCACAGAGTAAAAACGCACCACAATGGTGTAGTATGATACGCATTTAAGATTAGATCACCTTATCCTGGTTAAAATCCACAAATAGTTACAAGGGTGTTTGGGTTGCGGTTGCCTATGGTTCTAGGAAAGCACTTTCAAAAGCAACGGTTACAAGCTTCGTATACTTCTTTTTTACACTAGTGAAGTACAGAAATTTACCAAACCTAAACAAGTAACAATGTCAAAATATCTGAAAGCGTATCAGACGGTTAATAAAACAACTTAGACCACTTTCACTTGAGCACACCATCTGGAAAACTAGAGTAGACCAAATCTCACTGTCAACTGTCAAATTGTGTTACACAAGAAATCATGTGGAAATATTCATGAATGGTCCTCTAGAAAAGATTGAAAAGAGCTACTAGCACCGCTTAAATAAAGATCAGGTGACTTTACAAAGCCCTTTAAACACTTGCAACAATGCCAAAAGCCATaagttagaaattctaactaatggcttttggcttatttttcttatttaggCTTAAAAGCaagtgcttataagcacttttCTATTTTACCCAAACATTACAAAACTgcttaaaagctattttggcttaaaagcaccaaaataagccaatccaaacaggctcttattTGCAAGGTCAGTTGGCCAAGAAAATCTTTGAAGTACAATGAGCATCTCGCTGCTCTACAAAAACTGAGGCAAGCTTAAATTGAGAACAGATGTTCTTTCAGCAAATTACATTTCTACCTTTTGATCTGAAACCTTGTCAAAATAGATATCATAGAACTTCCCTTCCTCCAGCATTAGATACCTTGAGGCAATTCTACGgaatattatgaagtatgtTTAACTCAGCTAATCGGCAGACTGAACTCATCCACCTTGTGTGGTGCTCATAATCTTAATACATATCCTCATTTTCCACTCTAGTTTAGTACTGATTTGATAATACACTCAAATGATAAAAGTTTGAAGAAGTCTATTAAACGACATTGGAACGATGCTGTAAATAAACCATATCTGCACTAGCGGAATTTCAGGGGCAGAAATTACAGGGAAAAAAGTTCTTACCTGAAAAACATCGGATAGCTTACAATGAAGTAGATTGCATAAAACAAGGAGCCAACTTTATACATGACTGCTCTGTCCACGAAGTCATAGTACGGAAACTGCATAGGTTGGAAacaaacaaattatttttttaccttaTTCATGTATCTCAAAGGAATCTAATAAAGCTATATACCCTTAACTAAGATATTTCTGGACTCCTACAATTGACCACTTACATTGGAAATAGCTAATGTCTCCAGATAAGCTATAAAATAAGCATATGCCAGAATCCATCCAACCCTGAAAGCCCACTGAAGATTCTCAGGGAAATCAGAAATAGCATGCTGTAGTCTACGAAGGGTCATGTTTGCTGAGACATGGTAAAACAGGAAGCAAACATGTGCTAGAAGGAAAGTTGTGTGGGGTACCTGCAGAGAGTCGCATTATATAGCTTTTgccaatacaacaacaacaacatacccgggataatcccacaagtggggtctagggaggatggatgtacgtagaccttacccctaccctTGTAGTAAAATGAAAATTCCAAGTAAAGGATGGAGTCAAAGGAAAAAATTAACAGATGGCGTACATTATTCATCTTCCAAGATGGAAACGTATACGAAGCCCCCAAAACTGTGAAGAAATAGTGGGTCCAAAAGTAATTCCCAACATAAGTGAAAATTGCTATCCAGAGATTAGCCTGGAATAACAGCAAATCAATAGTCAGTCCAGAAAAGCACCAAAAAGAATTCTTAAAGAAAGGATCATAAAATTAGCGACATGTGTAGCAAGGAAATTTCTTGTCTGTGCCACCCTAGTCATATAAAGAATCCACAATAGGAGTTTCATTAAGAGGTCATTAGAAACTTCTAGCCAATTTTAGTAATTGTGTCTATTAGCACCAATGTTGATGAGCGAGCTCAGATATCATAATTCAAGAAAGACAACCTAATTTCACAATCTATGGCAACAAAAACTGACAACTTCTtgtcactatatatatatatattctccaTGAGAATACTTTCCAAGCTGTCTGTTTTTGTCCATGCGTCATATGAAAATTAAATCTAGAAACCAATCATAATAGAGGCTTATAGATGGGTCCTTAAAATTGCAGACAAGTAATtgatatttcttcttcaagaataCTTGCCTTCACCCAATAACGATCCTTCCAAGCAAGGTTCCTGTCAGCCTGCAAAAGTTACATGAATTAATACACCTTCACGGGACTAGTTTTGTGAGCAAATGCTGtagaactatttttttttaactatataGATCCCACTATTTATATCATCAAGAATTGAAATGACGAAGTTGCACTCAAGAGCTTGGCTAGTTACAGAAAAAGGCTCATCACTCAAATGCAACAGTTTGCACATGAGAATTTAGACTTGTAATAAGTCATTTTATCTCCTACATTAAACACAAAAGTTATAATGAGTAATTTATCTCCTCCATTAAGAAATCCATAATGACCAAATTGAGCACAGTTTGATATGAGAAAAGGTGAAAAAAAGATAACAGCTAGTAATTTGAttagtaatttaaattttttttaaaaaggcagCCCAGTGCACTAAGCTCTTGCTATGTGCAGGGTCGGGGGAACGCCCTATCACAAGGGTTTATTGTACCCTGCATTCTGCAAGAAGTTATTTCCACATCTCGAACCCGTGACCTCAGGTTACatgacagcaactttaccagttacgccaaagctacccttctttgcAGCTCATTTGAATAAGCCACTGAAAAACTTTTTACAAGTCTGGTTCTTAAATTTTTGATTCAACCAACAGAGCTTCAGTAGTAGGAGATAGCAACTCACCTTTCCGACAAATATCATTGGTACAATTAAAGCAGGAAGTGCAGAAACAAGCCCCACGAAGAGGTATTCCCACTCTGTAAAATCCTGTCAGAATAAGCCCACTCTGTTAGATACAAATACATCATGCGGAGTATCTTAGCAAGAGACAACATGAAATTTCACTACATACAACCCTCTCTCACGCGCATACACTATTCATTATGTATAggtatatgtgtgtgtgtgtatatacacatatataccaCACATATAACACATTAAAACAATTGAAACGAGTAGAACTTTTTGTATAATCATCTTACTATATTAGTAACACGAGGATTTAACTACCCAAAGAGAAGTATTGCATCATTCTGCAGCAGAAGCCTAACTAGAAGAACGATGGTTCATAAGAAGAGACTGGGAACCCCTTCAAGTAACATTGAAGAGTTGGTTTGAACTCCATCTCTCACACCACCTCTCAATTAACAAAGCCTATCAAATAGGAGAATGGCTCACTCTTTCCTTGAATAGTACTTTTTCCATCCCGGTGATTAAAAAAGAATAGTACCTCCTCTATCCCATTTTAAGTGAGGGCGTTTGGCTGGGCACGgaatttgaaaattgaagaagactTTTGACATGTAAGTCAAATATAAACAAAGTACCACAAGTATCCTTTTGAATGAGTAATGGTGAGAGCTCAATATATATGTTCATTTTAAACAAGTAGTGGTGAGAGTCCTAATAAGTCATGCCACTAATGGTCAAATGGGATGCTAAGATTAAATAGTAGAAGTGTAAATCTTTCTTTGGatagactaaaaagaaaaaaccgTCACTCAAAATGGGATATAGGGAATATCAACCACAAAATCAGCAAACTAGCACAACTCAGAACATGTTGTCCTCCACAATGGGGCTTgttaacacacaaaaatatgGAGCCtagaaaaatagaattttttaaCGTAACGAGAAAAAAAGGAGGATCCATTGGTTCTTACATCATTGCCCACAAGCAAAACTAGAATCAAAGTCTTCAACAACATCTGAAGTTCCACAATTTCAAGATGCCTCGTAGAAAGCTACAAGGTTTCACTAATTTTCATCATAGATTGAAACGTGCAAAACTTAGGGCTTCTCATAAAATTTTGCATGTTGCTCCTCTATTTTCCTCTTTGGATAGGCAATATTACAAATAATCTATCAATCAAGCCTCAATTGCAAACTAATCTAGTTTGGTAGTACACATCCCTGAAATACTCCAATCTATCCTGCCCCCATTAGGCAATAGTAATAAGGAACGTTCACTTCCCTTTACGCGGTCCTCTTCTCTGGTTTTCCTAATTTCCTTCCCCTTCATAGTAAAGACAACTTTTTCGAAAAATCAACATAGAACTAAACAAGCACATCTCAAGGCAACagtttcaaatataaaaatacaatcTACAACCTGAAGTAAGATgtaattacaaaaataaaagtgCTTTGTCTCTTAAAGATTAAGCTTTTAGAGGAGACGTTCAGTCAATTCAACGACATTGCACACATGTCACACACCTCATAGAGCTTGTATGGGACCACAACACCAAGGCACAAGGTGAGCCAAAATGGAGTGTAAAGCAGAAAGAACACTTCACCCCATCTCTTGCTAGGGTTTTGAGCTAACCACAGACTGGGTGTTGCACTGTTCACTTTATTACCTGGACAAATCCATTTATTACATCATAAGCACTGACAAGAAAAGAACTGTCAGAACAAGATAAGTTGGGCGGACTCTTCACTTTTGATTCgaattctccaaaaatacactatttttgaagaatccaaCACAGAcattgacatttttgaagagtctgaTCAACATAGATCCCAAGTGGGTAAAATCCAAGAACTCACCTTTCATTTGTTTCCACACCTCAATGAGCTTCCTCCtcactcaaaaatttgaacttGGAGAAAACCCACAATTATTTATAGCTAAATCACAAactagaacttgcccttaaacTCGTAAGCTATTCCAAATGTGAATAACCTGAAACCCCATCACAAAAAATATTCCAAGAATCAATCTTTAGTATAGGAACATCCAAGAAAGATAAAACTAAAGTTGACCCACAAATTAAACATGCATATTACAGCAAAAACAAAAAAGGTGGGATTTTTATATACTGCAATTATAAATTAAACCCATTAAACGAAACGAAAATCAATAGCCTTTTCAAATGTAGcatcaaaatatagaaaaaggTGAGGAAAAATACCTAAAAAAGGAGTCCACTTATCTATGATGTTGATGAAGAAGAGAGTGAGTAGAGTGGAGAGAATAATACAGCATAAAAGAAAAGGACAATCTACTACAgctatttaatttttctttttttaatctatatttttgtatttgcctgattaaaatttgaaaacaaGACAGCTCAGTTTTGGATTATATAAAAGACTAGTGGATCTGGACAGAAAAAGattataagtaattaatttCTTCTCAAGATAGGTGttgtttaatttatttcatatacattatatatatatatataaatatatttttagcttAATCTCAATTGATATTGATGTGCTTCAACTTCAAATGTACATAAGTAGGTACTTAAATTTATACAATCAAATGTACATAAGTAGGTACTTAAATTTAtacaaaattgaacaagtagatacATATATTGTACATGACGTTCTACGTAGCAATTCATATTTTACGTAACGTCTTACTTGTATTATGTCATATAGGATATATGTATCTACCAGTtaactttatacaaatttaagtatgTACTTATACATGCATAAAAATTTGAGGTCATAAATAACAGATGAGACCAACTTAAAAggtatgtttatgtattatgtcgtaaaaatatataagataaaatttATTAAGTTATTATTAATTACTCTcttcatttcatattaagtgaatttttgaggaatttttcattattcaaaataattgaattgttcaaagttcaaaatagatgtttgaaacttttttcatatttgtcttttcatttattgaaattttatattttctaggagataaattatattacttgtaaagttatatttatgattttacaaaagaCAATAGTGAAAAGTATGGTTCAAATTAAGTCCTTaagtatttttcttaatatacgTGCATTGCCTTATAAATTTAGTTAATATGGAATGAGGAGAGTATTAATATTTCTAGAAAATTGagcacaaaaaataattttctaataTAAGGGtaacattaaaattattattattttaattttttagagAGAGTAGTAGGTGGAGTATCTGATTTAATGGATTGATAGCTATGGACCATAATAAATTAGGATCTACACGTGTTAAATATTGCACGCCAGCcaaattttcatgattttatttaaacgtaattattt
This Solanum dulcamara chromosome 1, daSolDulc1.2, whole genome shotgun sequence DNA region includes the following protein-coding sequences:
- the LOC129883130 gene encoding cycloeucalenol cycloisomerase, with amino-acid sequence MKGNKVNSATPSLWLAQNPSKRWGEVFFLLYTPFWLTLCLGVVVPYKLYEDFTEWEYLFVGLVSALPALIVPMIFVGKADRNLAWKDRYWVKANLWIAIFTYVGNYFWTHYFFTVLGASYTFPSWKMNNVPHTTFLLAHVCFLFYHVSANMTLRRLQHAISDFPENLQWAFRVGWILAYAYFIAYLETLAISNFPYYDFVDRAVMYKVGSLFYAIYFIVSYPMFFRVDEKPGDSWDLPRVSIDALGAAMLVTILLDLWRLCLGPIVPLPETKQCLQSGLPWFAMTS